tcaCCTGGGAGCACACCTCGTGCAGACTGGTGGCGATGTTCTTGGCGGGGCTCTCGCAGCGGAAGACGTGGCACTTGAGCATCTGCGTCAGCTGGTCCCGGGCCACGTAGGCAAAGTCTCTGCGGGAAGGGGCTGCGCTCAGGACCCCCCCCGGCCACCCCAGCTCCCCACCCCGGGTGCCTCCACCACCAGCCCAGCAAGGGACGGGGCTGGGAGGACTGGTCGGCGGGCACGGGGCTGGGTGCCGTACCTCTCCCTGCGTCCCGGCCAGCGCAGCAGGAGAGAGCCAGAGAGTGGAGTTAGCGCATCCTCCACGGCCCCCCACGAGCGCCGCCCCATGAGCGCCCCCCCCATCTGCCCCACACCActgggggggggctcagcctcgggaccccacacacccccatgCCCCACGTGCACAGGACCCCCAACCCCATATGCACCCACATCCTTGCACACCCCACACGCATgggacccccagccctgggTGTAGCTGGACCCCACATGCCCCCAGACCCCACGTGCACAGGACTCCCGTGCCCCGTGTGCACCCACATCCCCACACCCCACGTGCAAGGgatccccccgccccccctgcaccccaagtGCCCCCCAACCTGCACACCCTGCCAGCACCgggcacccccccaccccattccGCAGGACCTGCCCCGCACCCACAGCCCACCTGCACCGTGCTCCCACACGGCGGGACCCCACACAGCCCCCAACCCGGGACCCCCGGCCCCCGGCACCCCCCACCTGCCGCTGTCGCGCCCCACGCCCCAGACGCGGATGCTGGCCACGGGCTGCGCGTGCAGCAGGGCCTGATCCTGCGGGTCCACCAGCTTCAGCGTCTggttctccagcagcagcagcatcgcCCGGCCCTGGGGGAAGCTGCGTCAGGGGGGCCAAGGGCCGCACCAGGGGctgtgccaggggctgggggggggcactcACCTCCCCCCAGGCGCCAGGGGGGCCACGCTGGTGCAGGGAGAGCTGGCGGATGCAGTTGTTGACAGCGATGCTGCTCCGGCCTGGCGCCAGCTCATCCTCGCTCATCTCCACCCAGCCCAGCGAGCGCACGGCGAAGCGCTGCAGGGGACGGCGTGGGGCATGCACGGCGTGGGGCGGCCACGGCCCCGCTGCGGGGTCCCCGACCGGCCACCTGCCCCAGAGCCGGCTGAGCCCCCTCCCACAGCAGCGACGGCACCAGGGCAGCACCAGGGTACAAGCCCGGGGTGGGGGTCCCAGCCGCCCCCCCGGCACTGGGCAAGACCCCGGACCCCACGGGGGCAGCAACGGTGGGGAAGGGGCCGGCCGAGCCGGTGGGGGCCCCGCGGCAGACTCCTACCTTGGAGCCCGGCTTGTCCTCCTCGGCCAGGGCCACGCTGCAAGAACAAGGGGGCTGTCACCGGCTGCTGCCCCCTGGCACCAGTGGGGAGACCccagcccccagctctgcccacccaGGCCCCCTGCACAGGGGCAGCTCTGGCCCCACGCCAaacccacacacccccctcccgcTGCCTGTTCCCCGGGGTTcccaccccgtgtcccccacGCACCCCCCACCCGGCGAGGCCAGGCCCGGCGATGGCGGCTCCTCGTCCTGCGCTCCAGGCTCCTCATCCACCTCCTCGGCCACAGGGTCctggggagggagcgggggaTGGCAGGGGCCAGGCGCCAtggggtgctgcccccccagctgcccaccGCCCCCTCTCACCTTCCAGAAATCCCCCTCACCGAAGCGCTCAGCTGGGGCGAAGCCCGTCCAGGCGAGCTGTGGGGGGAGTGGGGCTGGGATCAGGGTGCGCACCGTGGGGCAGCCCCACACCCTGGAGGTCCCCACTGCCTCATGCCCTGGGGGGCAGCCCCGTGCCCCGGGGGTCCCCACAGCCAGGACTCACCGGTGGCTCCTCGGAGGGGGTGTTCCCCGGGGAGCTGGGGGCCGAGCCGCGGGCCAGCCCCGAGGGGGGCTCCCACTGCGTGGTGCCAGTGGGGATGTGCCAGTAGTAGGTGCCCGAGGTGTCCTGCACCCGCATCCATCCCGCAGGCAGGTCCGAGTCCGTCTCGAAGGAGTTGCGGGTCCAGAAGGAGTCTGGGGGAGCAGGGGCCGGTTGGGATGGGACGCCCTGGCAGCCATGGCACAGCCCCACACTCAGCCCCACGgagccctccctgccccccgGAGCGGGCACCTGCCCCGGCACCCAGCGAGGTGGGGACCCCCCTGGAAGGTCTCTGGGCCCCCCCATCACCGTGAGGACGGGGGCCTGTGGCCAGGCAGGGCCCACTGCGGTAGAGGGGGGTCCCACATCGCCACAGGGATGGGAGACCCAGGTGAGGCCCCATAGGAACGGGGGTCCTAGGGCCCCGCAGCCGAACCGGGCGCCCTGCAGAGCCCCCGGGCCAGACCCCACGGCCAGGTGGTGCCACAGCCCCCCGCACCCCGCCAcgctgcccaggcccccgccACGGCCCTACCTGGGCGCGAGTCCAGCAGGACGATGGCCACGAAGTAGTCCGTGCTGCACATGGTGCCACCGCCCCATGCCGGGGGTCGTGCCGGCTGCCGGCCAGAGCGCAGCCTGGAGCCCCCGCAGCCCTGGCCATGGGGTGCCGTGGGGCCCGGcccgctgccctccccaccccgcTGCCCTCCCGTGGCCCCCCTAGCCCAGTGCTACCCCacccgcagccccgggggctGTGAGGGGCCCCACGGCGGggcccagccccacggcagccccggccccacaTCGGGCCGCGGCCCCCTGGCCCCACAACgggctgtggggcagccccaTCCCGGCCCGGGTCCCCatcccggtcccggtccccaTCCCGGTCCCCGGCAGCGCTCACCTGCGGCCGGGCTGGACCAGGCGTTTCCCCGGCAACCGCTGACGGCAGCGCCAGGGCCGGAGGGATGCGCCAGCGGGACCGGGATGCGCGGGGGGGCGGGGACGGGCAcgagggggaggagggatggggggggaagggatgggggtgcaggagggcagggatggggggcagggacaggcacagggggcagggatggggggtacatggaggcagggatggagcagggatgggggaagggatggggctgtggggaggctGGGACAGGCAtgggggcagggatgggggcagAGGCAAGCATGGGGGTGAGGATGGAGCAGGGGGGCAGGTGTGGGGGGTGCAGGGATAGGGGGTGGgcatggggggggtggggatggaggacagggatggaggtgggggggggggcgcagaGAGGGGGTCATGGTTGCAGGGACAGTGGAAGCATGGGGATGGGGGCACTGGGGACGGCACAGCGCAGGCCGtggggctgtgcagggcagACAGGACGTGGGGGCACACCGAATGGGGAGGTGACACCCCAGGCATGGGGACAGGgagctggggacacgggggttCTACAGCTTGGGGGGCacagcagggagggggcacGCAGAGGTGCTGTGGGGGGCGCACCCCAGAGAGGGGCAGTGGGTGACAGCACGGCAGGGCCAGTGCCATGGGGCACGGCGGGGGCAGGGGGCaatgggggctggggggcaggaaCTGCACCCAACAGGGATGACGGGAGGAGCACAGGCAGCtatgtggggctggggggcagcagTGGGCACATGGCCAGGGATGGGGGGAAGATGTGGGGCTGACAGgaccaggctgggcaggggaacGGGCAGAGCGGGCAGGGACAGCCATGGGGCTGTCAGGGGAAGTCATGGCGCAGCcatggggcaggcaggagcagccatgGGTCAGACAGGGACCACTGTgggacaggcagagcaggcagggacagccacggggcaggcaggagccacCGTggcccaggcaggagcagccgtggggcaggcaggagcaggcagggagacagccgtggggcaggcaggggctgccaggGGTCAGTCGCAGGCCGCCGTGGGGCACTCTGGGCAGTCACAGGCCGCCGTGGGGCAGGCGGGGCCCGCGGCCGCATGCGGGTGCCCACCTGCGTCGTCGGGGGAgctgccggggctgccctgGCTGAGCGTGGCCCAGCTGGAGTCCTCGTCGCTGGCGGTGCCGCTGCGCACGCCGAAGAGCAGGCTGGCGCTGCGGCCGTGCTCGCGGGGCGCCCGCTCCCCGCTCGGCTCCGACTCGGCCGTCATGGGGTCGCTCTGCACCGGCGTGGAGTCCCCGtcgccttcctcctcctcctcctcgtcctcctcctcgtcctcctcctcgtccCCGGCGCCCCGCAGGTCGATGAGCAGGGGCAGGGCCCCCCCGCCGGCGTTGCGGGCGTTGCGGGCCGAGACCTCGGTCTCCtcggggggggtccccagctcGTTGCGGTTCTGGTCCCGCTCGGCCGCCCGGCGCAGCTGGTTCTGCCCGTCCTTCACCCACTTGGCGTTGGCCGGCTCCTCGCCGgccgggccccccccgccccgcagcccggTGCTGCCGTGCAGGGGGGGACCCTGGGGGGAGCCCTTGGGGCGCAGCGGCTGCCCGGGCTCGGGGGGGCCCCGCAGCCCCAGGCTCAGCCCCGGGCACCCGTTGTCGTTGGCCAGGTCGCTCCGCTTGCCGAGGGCCCCCGAcatggcgggggcggggggggggcgcacGGGCAGCGGCGGCAccggggggcggcgggaccCCCCCGGACGAGCCCCCGCCCGACCCGACCCGACCCTCAcctgcggcgggggggggggtcctaCAGCCGCCGGGGCGCCGGCGCCTCCGCGTCCATCGGGCCTGCGGGCAGGGGCCGTGGGCAGGGGGCGGGACCCCGGGGGGGTGTCCCGCGTCCCGTGTCCCTTGTGTGTCCCGTGTCCCGGCAcggccgcccccccgccgcccctcggACCCCCCCGCTCCACCGACCCCCCGCGGCCCCCACCCCCACAcaccacaccacccccccacccgcAGCGCAGAGCGGGCCCGGGTCGCCCCCGCCGctcgccccctccccgcccccccagagccccccggGCCCGTCCGGTACCTGCGGCGGCTccgctgggggtgggggggtgggggggatgggCGGCTTCCGCTTCCGAGGGCGGGGCGGGGACAGCGCCCCTCCCCCACCGCACCGGCACGGCACCCGCGGTGACACACGGTGTAGTGTGGTATGGTATGGCATGGTACAGTGCGATATAGTGCGATATAGTGCGATATAGTGCGGTGTGATATGGTATCGTGTGATATAGTGCGATATAGCGTGGTGTGATATTGCATGGTATCGTGTGATATAGTGCGATATAGTGTGGTGTGGTATTGTATAGTGTGATATAATGTAATGTAGTGTGGTGTGGTATGGCATGGTGTAGTGTGATATAGTGCGATATAGTGTGATATAGCATGGTGTGGTATGGCATGGTATGGTATAGTGTGATATAGCACGGTACGGTACAGTATGGTGTGGTACAGCACGGCACCACACAGTGACACGCGGTGTGGTGTGGTATGGTATGGTGTGGTATGGTATGGTATAGCATGGTGTGGTATGGTGTGATATAGCATGGTATAGTACGGTATGGTACAGTGTGGTATGGCATGATATACTACAGTACAGTATGGCACTGGCAGCGGCACTGGCACTGACACCAGtatggcacagcatggcacggcacggcaccaTATGGTATGGTACAGCATGGTACTGGTACCAGTACTGACACTACCACTGGTGCCAATGGTAGTATGGCAGTATGGCATTGACACCGGCACTGACACCAGCACCAGCACGGTACAGCATGGCATGCCGCTGGCACTGGTACTGGCACTGACAGCAGCACggcacagcaccagcaccagcaccagcactgcACAGACGGGATGGAGCGGCACCGGCACAGCACAGATGGGTCCACACAGCGCGGCGCGGCACAGCCCAGGATGGCACGGGAAGGAGCTggacagcacagcatggcacagaCCGGCACAGCAGGGCACGGTGTGTCACGGCATGGCACAGACCGTGGGGAGCAGCCTGGCACAGCCTCACACAGCACCATCTGCTCTGGTCCAGcatggcacggcatggcacaCCATGGCAGCAAGGGGCAGGGTGCAGCCCCAAAGGGCGCAGCACGGCTCGGCTCAGCACACGTGGAGCAGCACTGAGCTGGACAGTGCGGTGCAGGGACACACGCTCCGTCATGGCACATAACACACCAGACGTCATGGTGTACATACGGTATGGTGATGTATGGCACAGAATGGCACAGAACAGCACGGACCAGCGCAGCACTGGACGGGACACAAGTGGTGCGCTGGtggtggagcagagcagctgcccccggggcagcggggcggcACGGGAGGGACTGGCACGGCACGGCGCAGGGGGGCACACAGGGCACTGGTATGGCTCAGCGGGACCCCCCGTGTGCCGGTCAGTGCCCATGGCGCTCACACCACTGGGGTGGTACGgtatggcatggcatggcatggcatggcgtGGCACAGTGCCGTGGGACGTGTCGCGGCACAGCGCGGGGCACTGTGGCTCCTTACAGAACACCACATTTCAGTTGGCTGTGGCTCAGCAcagcctggtacagcccagTTCAGCCCAGTTCAGCCCAGCACAGCCATGGActgccccaccaccaccacatcACCTCCAGGACGCCCCCCGCAAGGTCATCGTCACCCGCCGGGTCCTGCCCCGCAGCTGGCCGAGCTGGCAGAGGGACGGGCATGGGGACAGGCACGGCACCGTgccaccccaccccagctgcaccggccccccacccccagcgcCCCGGACAGAGCTGGGGGGGACCTCGGGGTCTCCTCAGCTTTTATTGTGTCACAGGCGCAGCGGAGCACCGGCACCAGGGTCCCGAGCGGCGGCACCGGCCCAGTCACTGGGGGCAGTGGAAGAAGTGGGTGGCGATGCtctgggggggggcgggctgTCGGGCCCCCAGCAGCTGGGCCACACTGGGGTACTGGTGGTAGCTGGGGCCGTGGAAGAGGAAGACGCCATCGTTGGTGCACATGGCGCCGTCCACGTGGTCGTGGGGCAGCGGCACCGGCTCGCCCGCGCGCCGCGGCGTCTGCGTCAGGTCCACCAGCCGAACGTGGTTCCCTGCCGGCACAGTACCCGTCAGCCCCACATCCCGGCACACACCCCAGCACCGGGGTCCCCGGCACGGCGGCTGCCCACCTGCGATGAGGTAGAGGTGTGCGGAGCCAGGGCATGTGAAGGCGGCGTCAGTGCTGGGGAcgcccagctcctcctgcagtGGCCGCGGGTACCCCAGCACCCGCCGGTGGCCCTGCGCCGAGAGGAAGACGGAGACCTGGGAGCCCTGGGGAGAGGCGACGGTgtgggccgggggggggcgggcacaGGCGGGCAGGGGGGAAACGGGCGGGCAGGGACGGGGACAGGCagggggggacacggacacaggcaggcaggaagcaggcagggacgggggggctggggcaggctgggggatgGGGTTTAGGGGGTGCCAGGGGCCCTGTGGGGTGGGACAGGGCCGGGGGTAGCAGGAGCTGcacccccacagcccccggCTGCCCTGGGGGTGACGTCCCTGAGGTGCCCTGGTCCCGGGGGGGTGAcgtcccccagcagcccccgtGCCAGGTTTGAGTTGGCCAAGCTGCCCCGTCTCAGGCACAGGTGGTCTCGCCGGTGGGGCAGGAGCCGAGGCTGGGGGCAGGACCCgcaggggatggggacggggacggggacggtgGCAGGGAGCCCCGCGGGGGTCAGACCTGTATCAGGTAGGTGCGTCCGTCCCAGGCGAAGGCGGCGTCCAcctctccctccagccccgGCCATGTCTGTGGCAGGGGCCAGGCGTGGTGCCCGTCCCGGTGCGAGTCCAGGCGGAAGGACAGACCCCCTGCGGGCTGCGTCAGCTGACCTGCCCCATGGCCCTGCCCCATGGCCCTGCCCCATGGCACAGCCACAACCACAGCCCCCATGCCACAGCCCCCAGCAGTGCCATGGTCATGGCTGcccacagcccccagcagcccgcGGGCACggccagcccccagcccccagcccctcaccacGGAAGGCGTAGACGCGTCCGGTGTCGTCGGAGAGCAGGGCCTGGAAGGGCGTCTTGCTGCAGCGGTCACCGGTGTCCCCCCACGAGGCGTTCCCCTGCCCGTGCCCTGCCAACGGCGGCAGCgctggcagcggggccggggcgctgtgggcagggacaggcagggggcagggacgggcagcaAGGGGCCAAACCCCAGGGCAGCCTGGGGTGGGGGTCCGGGGTCCCTCTGCCGCTGTGGGTACCTGGGCACCTGGGATCGGGGTCCCATGGGAGGGGCCTCAGGAGGGTCCCCGGGGTGCAGGTTTTTCCCCGGGGGTGGCCAGCGCTCACCTCGTCCCGGGCAGGGTATGAAGTAGTCGCGGAGGTCGCGGGGGTACCCGGGGGGCACCTCTCCGGTGAGGGGGTCGAAGCGCTGGAAGCGGGTGCCCTGCAGGCAGTAGTACCGCTCCAGCCAGCGCAGGGCGGCGTCGCAGGGGCCCAGCCCCGGCCACGTGCGCGGCTTCGTCACCCGCAGCTCCAGGTCGAAGGAGTACACCGTGTCCCCTGCGTGCGGTAACAGCACCGCTGGCACTGCTGGCACCGTTGGCGTGGCTCCCGGCACGTGAGCTCCCCGCTCTCCACAGCCCCTCTGTGCCCCACGGCAGCCCCTCCGCGCCCCACGGCAGCCCCCTGGCCGtcaccctcctgcccccccacccccggccccACTCACCCTTGAAGAAGAGGACGGTCTCGCCCCCACACTCCTCGGGGTGGCACTCGACGGCGGCGTCTACCCCCCCGGGGACTCCCGGGAACTCGTCCCCCACCCGCCGAGGGAAGCCGGGACGCAGCTGCCCCCCGGCGTAGGCCCAGACCTGCTCACCCTGCAGGAACCCCACAGGCTGAGACCCACGGGAGTGCCGTGGGGCCGGACCCGGAGGGAGACTCCCCAGGACGGGAGGCCCCCACCCAGGACAAGACCCCATTCCCCAGACCTGACCCAcgggccgggaccccccccgggcTCATCCCTCCCGGCAGCCCCGAGAACCCGCCCCATGGGCCACCCCACGGACCCACTCGAGGGGTCCGGGCAGAGGGGGACGCCCCACCCCCGAGCAGCCCGCCTGGTCCCCCATGGCAGCACGTGGGGCCGCCCAGCCcgggcccccgccgccccccgccgcagCCGTGCCTGGAAGAGGTAGAGGCTCTGGTGCTCCTGGGGGTGCTGCCGGCGGTGCAGGCGCAGCGACGCCTCAACGGGGCCCCCCAGCTCGGGAAAGGCCGTGGCCAGGGGGCGGCTGTGGGGCCAGGGCCCCCCCCGGGAGCTCTCCCAGACCTCCTCGCCTGGTGGGGACAGCCACTAGCCCCACGGTGGGCAGCGGGGGGGCAACGGCGCTGCCCCACACCCCCTGGCCCTGGGGCGCTCCACAGCCCCCCTGGCCCACAGCCCCCCTGCACCTCATTGTCCCCCTGGGCCCCACCTCCACCCCATGTTTATCCAGgccccccccccatgccccccatTGCAATCTGCCCCCGTGGACCCCGCCTTCCCCCCCATCTCCTTCCCATCTCCCTGAGaccccatttccccccccccaccacctcCCAGTGCCAGGCTCATCGTCCCCCCATTTCCCACAcacccagccccccccccaggactCATGTCCCTCCCCAGTTtcctcagccccccccagctccatTCCCCTGCCCCCCATATTCCATTTCCCCCAGACCCCATTTTCCTCCAAtgccccgtgtccccccagccccatgtccctcccagctgcccctcccgtgcccccccgtgccccccaccTCTGAAGAAGAGCATGGTGCCATTCTCGCTGAGGCTGGCAGCGTCGAAGCTGCCCTCGTCCGCGCAGAGCTGGGTCAGgtctggggggggacacaggatGGCACGGACCCCCGAgacagaccccccccccacatCCCACCCACTGCCCCACAGCACCTGCCATGCCCCACACACCCCTCTGTGCCCCACACACAAGActgccctcctgccccatcccgTGGGCTCTCACCAGTGTCGTTGctggggggctcagccccatgGGGGTGCCCTCCTCCGGCTGCCTCCGGTTTGCTGTGGgtcctggggacaggcagcaccACAGGCTCACGGCACAGCCCCCCAGCCAGCCACGTACGCACCCCACTTTGGCacgcagcccccccgccccacacACCCCCCGGCCCACGCagccccctgcagccccactcACAGCGGGTGGGCGCACCCCAGGGCCAGCACCCAGGCCAGGCAGAGGGCAGCAGCGGGGACCCCCATGGTGTCTGTGGGGCTCCGGCCACCCGCGGCCCTAtatggggcaggaggggccgTTGCACAACTGCCCTGCCCCATTGCTCAACCCGCGCAACCTTCGTCCCTGCGGGGGGGCAcaggggcagggcggggggggcagggtCCCCGCCATCGCTCCCCACTCGCCACCGCGGGGGTCGGGGGTCTGGGGGAGTTGGGGGTCAGACCCTGGGGGGAGGGTccggctgcggggaggggggagggggctcGGCCCCCGGCATGGACgtgtgggggctggggggggcccccccgcagcgggggcggggggcagcgggcggGGGCTGGCGCCatcccagccccttcccagcaccGGCGGGGGGCGGCTGCTCGGAAGAGCcttgtgtgtcccccccccggcTGTTTGCTCGGGCCACCggccgggcgggcaggggcaggggcaggcaggagcgggcagggacaggcaggggcgAGCAGGGGCAGAgacggggcaggcagggacaggcaggggcgagcaggggcagggacggggcaggcagggacggggcaggcaggggtgggcagggacgggcagggacaggggcaggcagggacggggcaggcaggggcggggcaggcaggggcgggcagggacgggcaggagctccagcctggctccatgccggggggcggccgggaacaccagctgggggggggggtgtcagggttCTGCCGCACACGGGGTGCAGGACCCGTACGTGGGGTGCACATCGCGGTGCCGTGCCCCATGGGGCGGGGGAGGGAGCAGCCCCTGCGTGGGGGCGAACCTCCCACGGGAAGGGGGGGCACCCCCGTGGGCTGCACCTCCTGGGGCACCGAGCCCCGCGGGGAGGGTGAGCACAGACCCCACCGCTCCCGCTCCCAGTACGGACCAGTCCGACCTCGTCCCCGCTCCCAGTACGGACCAGGCCGACCTAGTCCCTGCGCCACGGGTCAGCGCCGGTGGGAGCCTGTGCCAGGCCCGCACCCAGCGGTGCCAGGGAGCTCCGGGCGCTGCGCCCGTCCCCGCTCTGCCTGGCACTGCCCGCCTCGGCACGGGCTCCCAGCACAGCATTgggggcccagcacagcaccggGCTCCCAGCACAGCATCGGGCTCCCAGCACAGGATTGGGGGCCCAGAGCAGGATCGGGGGCCCAGAGCAGGATTGGGGGCCCAGCACAGGATCGGGGGCCCAGCACAGGATCGGGGGCCCAGCACAGGATCGGGCTCCCAGCGCAGGATTGGGCTCCCAGCGCAGGATCAGGGGTCCAGCACAGGATCGGGGGCCCAGAGCAGGATCGGGGGCCCAGCACAGCATTGGGGGCCCAGCACAGGATTGGGGGCCCAACACAGCACCAGGCTCCCAGCACAGCATTGGGCTCCCAGCACAGGATTGGGGGCCCAGCACAGCATCAGGCTCCCAACACAGTATCGGGGGCCCAGTGCAGGATTGGGGGCCCAGCGCAGGATTGGGCTCCCAGCGCAGGATCAGGGGTCC
This sequence is a window from Balearica regulorum gibbericeps isolate bBalReg1 chromosome 1, bBalReg1.pri, whole genome shotgun sequence. Protein-coding genes within it:
- the APBB1 gene encoding amyloid beta precursor protein binding family B member 1 isoform X2; this translates as MCSTDYFVAIVLLDSRPDSFWTRNSFETDSDLPAGWMRVQDTSGTYYWHIPTGTTQWEPPSGLARGSAPSSPGNTPSEEPPLAWTGFAPAERFGEGDFWKDPVAEEVDEEPGAQDEEPPSPGLASPGGGVALAEEDKPGSKRFAVRSLGWVEMSEDELAPGRSSIAVNNCIRQLSLHQRGPPGAWGEGRAMLLLLENQTLKLVDPQDQALLHAQPVASIRVWGVGRDSGRDFAYVARDQLTQMLKCHVFRCESPAKNIATSLHEVCSQIMVERRSARALANGLSVDPARLVEIPFQVEFPVPKSEVVQKFPVCYLGCVPVAKPVGMDVINAALEAALATGSKEHWTPIVVNVAPATLTITHEQTEAVLCECRVRFLSFMGVGRDVRSFAFIMASAPGAFRCHMVWCEPNAAGLSEALQAACMLRYQKCLDARPQASSSCLPAPPADSVARRVGSSVRRGVQTLLGSLKPRRLGAQTP
- the HPX gene encoding hemopexin, giving the protein MGQGSCATAPPAPYRAAGGRSPTDTMGVPAAALCLAWVLALGCAHPLTHSKPEAAGGGHPHGAEPPSNDTDLTQLCADEGSFDAASLSENGTMLFFRGEEVWESSRGGPWPHSRPLATAFPELGGPVEASLRLHRRQHPQEHQSLYLFQGEQVWAYAGGQLRPGFPRRVGDEFPGVPGGVDAAVECHPEECGGETVLFFKGDTVYSFDLELRVTKPRTWPGLGPCDAALRWLERYYCLQGTRFQRFDPLTGEVPPGYPRDLRDYFIPCPGRGHGQGNASWGDTGDRCSKTPFQALLSDDTGRVYAFRGGLSFRLDSHRDGHHAWPLPQTWPGLEGEVDAAFAWDGRTYLIQGSQVSVFLSAQGHRRVLGYPRPLQEELGVPSTDAAFTCPGSAHLYLIAGNHVRLVDLTQTPRRAGEPVPLPHDHVDGAMCTNDGVFLFHGPSYHQYPSVAQLLGARQPAPPQSIATHFFHCPQ
- the APBB1 gene encoding amyloid beta precursor protein binding family B member 1 isoform X1, with protein sequence MSGALGKRSDLANDNGCPGLSLGLRGPPEPGQPLRPKGSPQGPPLHGSTGLRGGGGPAGEEPANAKWVKDGQNQLRRAAERDQNRNELGTPPEETEVSARNARNAGGGALPLLIDLRGAGDEEEDEEEDEEEEEEGDGDSTPVQSDPMTAESEPSGERAPREHGRSASLLFGVRSGTASDEDSSWATLSQGSPGSSPDDADSFWTRNSFETDSDLPAGWMRVQDTSGTYYWHIPTGTTQWEPPSGLARGSAPSSPGNTPSEEPPLAWTGFAPAERFGEGDFWKDPVAEEVDEEPGAQDEEPPSPGLASPGGGVALAEEDKPGSKRFAVRSLGWVEMSEDELAPGRSSIAVNNCIRQLSLHQRGPPGAWGEGRAMLLLLENQTLKLVDPQDQALLHAQPVASIRVWGVGRDSGRDFAYVARDQLTQMLKCHVFRCESPAKNIATSLHEVCSQIMVERRSARALANGLSVDPARLVEIPFQVEFPVPKSEVVQKFPVCYLGCVPVAKPVGMDVINAALEAALATGSKEHWTPIVVNVAPATLTITHEQTEAVLCECRVRFLSFMGVGRDVRSFAFIMASAPGAFRCHMVWCEPNAAGLSEALQAACMLRYQKCLDARPQASSSCLPAPPADSVARRVGSSVRRGVQTLLGSLKPRRLGAQTP